The proteins below come from a single Corylus avellana chromosome ca3, CavTom2PMs-1.0 genomic window:
- the LOC132175685 gene encoding elicitor-responsive protein 3 produces MPQGTLEVLLVSAKGLENTDYLNDMDPYVILICRTQEQKSSVASGKGTEPDWNENFVFTISDDVVSELTLKIMDSDAGTGDDFVGEANISLEPLFMEGSLPPTAYNVVKDEEFRGEIRVALTFTPVVHGGRDLPVEEESYGGWKESAYRE; encoded by the exons ATGCCTCAAGGAACCCTCGAAGTCCTTCTTGTTAGTGCTAAGGGACTCGAAAACACCGATTATCTCA ATGACATGGATCCTTATGTCATCCTCATTTGCCGCACTCAAGAGCAAAAAAGCAGTGTTGCATCGG GAAAAGGGACTGAACCAGATTGGAATGAGAATTTTGTCTTCACCATTTCGGATGATGTTGTTTCAGAACTCACATTAAAAATAATGGACAGTGATGCTGGTACTGGCGATGATTTTGTGGGAGAAGCTAA CATTTCACTAGAGCCTTTGTTTATGGAAGGAAGCCTCCCTCCAACAGCATACAACGTAGTAAAGGATGAAGAGTTTCGTGGAGAGATTAGAGTTGCCCTCACTTTCACTCCTGTG GTTCACGGTGGCCGAGATTTGCCTGTGGAAGAGGAAAGCTATGGTGGATGGAAAGAGTCTGCATACAGAGAATGA